A stretch of Mastomys coucha isolate ucsf_1 unplaced genomic scaffold, UCSF_Mcou_1 pScaffold1, whole genome shotgun sequence DNA encodes these proteins:
- the Golt1a gene encoding vesicle transport protein GOT1A, whose translation MISITEWQKIGVGITGFGLFFILFGILLYFDSVLLAFGNLLFLTGLSLIIGLRRTFSFFFQRHKLKGTSFFLGGVAIVLLRWPLLGMLLEAYGFVSLFKGFFPVVFGFLGSAANIPFLSTLFQRLQSSSSSMV comes from the exons AAATTGGCGTGGGCATCACCGGCTTCggcctcttcttcatcctctttgGGATACTCCTGTACTTTGACTCCGTGCTCTTGGCTTTTGGAAAC TTGCTGTTCCTGACTGGCCTCTCCCTCATCATCGGCCTGAGGAGAacgttttctttcttcttccaacgGCACAAGCTTAAGGGAACCAGCTTCTTCCTGGGGGGTGTGGCCATTGTGCTGCTGCGTTGGCCCCTGCTGGGCATGCTCCTGGAGGCCTATGGGTTCGTTAGCCTCTTCAA GGGCTTTTTCCCTGTCGTCTTTGGCTTCCTGGGCAGTGCGGCTAACATCCCCTTCCTGAGCACA CTGTTCCAGAGACTTCAAAGCTCCTCCAGCTCAATGGTCTGA
- the Kiss1 gene encoding metastasis-suppressor KiSS-1 → MILLASWQLVLILCVATSGERLAKVAPVNPGPTGQWSGPQELVNAWEKGPRYAESEPEAARLRARRTSPCPPVESPAGRQRPLCASRSRLIPAPRGAVLVQREKDLSTYNWNSFGLRYGRRQAARAARAARAARAARAARAARAVRG, encoded by the exons atGATCCTATTGGCTTCTTGGCAGCTGGTGCTAATCCTCTGTGTCGCCACCTCTGGGGAGCGGCTGGCAAAGGTGGCACCCGTGAACCCTGGACCCACAG GCCAGTGGTCCGGACCCCAGGAACTCGTTAATGCCTGGGAAAAGGGCCCGCGGTATGCAGAGAGCGAGCCTGAGGCTGCGAGGCTGCGCGCTCGAAGGACCTCGCCGTGCCCTCCGGTCGAAAGCCCCGCGGGGCGCCAGCGGCCCCTGTGTGCCTCCCGCAGTCGCCTGATTCCTGCGCCCCGCGGAGCCGTGCTAGTGCAGCGCGAGAAGGACCTGTCAACCTACAACTGGAATTCCTTCGGCCTGCGCTACGGAAGGAGGCAGGCGGCTCGGGCGGCTCGGGCGGCTCGGGCGGCTCGGGCGGCTCGGGCGGCTCGGGCGGCTCGGGCGGTTCGAGGCTGA